The Aspergillus flavus chromosome 2, complete sequence region GAGCCGAGCCTGTGCAACTCCCGGTCAAGGGAGACGACGATCTGGAGCCTTCTTCGGGGCTCGTTGTGGGTGTTACAGCCTTCTCATTCGCTCCTGGGTGTGGTACACTTTGCAGCCCAATTGGGAATTTGAAAGTTCGTCTACCTCGCGGAACGTGATGGTCACTACTTGTCTTTGTTCATTTCGTCTTCTCCACTGCAGATAAGATTCACAGGGATGCAGGAAGACAGCCAATCCAACTCCACTCTCGGGGACGATCCTGGCTGTTTATGCATGACAACACCATCAAGTTATCAACACTGTCCGACTATGActcgtttctttttgttccGATACCCTTGATGTCTGCGCTGCTGGCCAGGATGATGTTCGAGGCACGTCACTGACATACAGTAGGCTATGCATGATTGGAGAACTGCATTGGAATGCGGCCACGGTGGGGTTGGACACAGCAGTCGGGTCCAATCACAACTTGCTTCCACTGCATGGTTCATTATGCCCAATTTGCCGCCATGCTGCTCCACGGTGTCTCCTGTAAGGTACCCCGACCCTGCGGTAACCCCCGTAAATCCCTAAATCCGAGAGAGCGATTGGGGTATTCCTGTGAGTTCCGTTGGTCGTTACCAAAAATTGCTTATTCCGTAAAACCGAGGTGGGTCTTCCAGACCAATAATGTTGGCAATAAGATGATCTCCAGAAGCGTTTTCTGATATATTGACGCCCCTGGACTCGGGAGTCGGGAATCGGGACCTCCCACTGAAAAGATGTCCGTTCAGGTGATCTGCGGTATCCCGTGATTTCACCAGAAAGTACGGAGTGGCTGCGTCGTATAATCTATGTATCTCTTCTGCCTACAACATGTTTGGAATAACAACCAACTTGCTAGAAAATCCTATCAGAGTATTGCGGGTGTCGTCAAAGTTTTCTCTGTCCcccaaaaagagaagaaaaaaaaatccctcatctccttcgGCAATCTCCAGCTGTCATTGTCTTGGCCCAATAATTGATATCAATAAAAACTTAATCTGAAAAAGGTTGAATCCTGACAACTTGTCTTGCTGACTGCTGCAGTTGACTGTGGATAACCGTGGATCTACCACCGTGCATCGAATTCTCTTCTCAACGTCCACTCAAAGTTCTTCGAAACTTCGTCGGGGACCTTGTTGCACGCGACGTACCTGCCCGAACCTTGGAtatcctctttctcctgatGATTCGGGCTTCAAGTAAAGTTTGACTTGCCTTCCCATGGCTTTGGCGGTTCCAATTTCGATCTCGATTGCTGTATCTATGGAATGATCTTCTCTCTCTGTTTGGACTCTGTAGGGCAGAGGAAGGTTGGGAGCGACGAAGGATCCACATCACACAACCACCAAATACTCATATGAAAAAACCGAAATCTGTCTGTTGCTTGCTTCTATGCTAAGTATGGATAGAGAGGGGATGCCATAGACCAGTAAGTGGATATCGTTGGATTATATATTGCAATAGATCAGAAAGCCCAAACACCCGCCATGCATGCTTCTAGACGAGCAAAAGCCCCGTCAACACTCtcgaaaagaaataaacaaaagaGGAACCAAGAATAGAAAACGGAGAAAATCATCTAGTCCCTTACGCCAGCCATGCCTTTTGATCCCTGAATGCTTTCCTTGCCGTGGCGCATCATAATTTGCTTCCCAGATAAGCTTTCTCGACCGAGAACCAAATGATCGATCAATTACTTCCCAGCCCAGATCTTAGTCTCCGACGTCGACGCCGCCGAATTGCTCATGACCATATCCGCGAAGGGACACGCCGAGATCGTGGAGGGCGCAATGCTGGGTGCTATACTGGGGTTGCTGTGCACACTGGAGCGATCATCGTCGCTCGAGCTGGCGGAtgtgctgctgctgtcgcCCAGGATCTTCTTGTCGCCGAGGAATCCCTCTCGCTCGTCCAGGGTCATTTGCGACATCTCTTCGGCGTATTCTTCGCCGTCGCGGATCCGCCATTTGGCGATGAGGTCGTTCTGGATCCAGATGATTTTGCCGATGGCGCGGACCAGGGCCACCTTgcgctgcagctgcagacgCGGGTGTGACATCAGCGCTTCGGTGAAAATGTCTTGGATGAAGCCCAGGCAGGCGCCCATGTGAATGTATTCGATGTTGAGGGGGTGCATGCGTTCCTGTGCGGCGTGCATCATACTAATCAACCACGGTTAGACCTTGATATCAACACCGAAGGCAATGGTCACGAATGAGGAAACTCACCCCACTTTATTCAGATACCGCCAGAAGTCCGTCTGCGTGGGATCCGAGCAGAGCTTGGTCAAGTACCACCGGAGGAACATCTTCCGGCGCATGATCTGCGGACTCTCCTCATTGTAGAACTCCTCGATCGGTCTCTCGTCGCTAGTATCCCGTGTGTGGAAGGCCCGGGCCGTGATATCCTGTTCCAGGAGCTTCTTGTAGACGATGTTGACGACGGCGGGGATGAGAGCTTTGATGTACTTGGAGCCGGTTGTCAGGGCTTCGACGTCAGCTGACGGCGATGACCGCGTTAGCATTCGTTCACGACCAATGATTTGCACGAGATATAACATAACAACCGCAGAAGAGCATACCGGAATTGAAGTCCAGGAAGTCCTGGAGATAGTTGATGCGGGCTTCGAGGCGGGTGTAGATTGCCTTTCTGTCGACATGCTTTATAGGTCGACTGGAGTCGAAGTATAGTCCTTCCATTTTGGGCTGCTTGGAGTAGAGTAGGGGGGAGAGATGGATGATGTAAATGGGGGTTTGGTTTCCTTCGAAGGATTGAACTAAGAAGTGGGAGAGATCTCAGTGACGAACGCCTGGGGTTGGCTTGGAGTTATAGATGGGAGAGATAGAATTATAGTAGAAGAATCTAAGAAACGATGATGACTCAAGACCTGGAGGGAGACGTGAGGTATTGCAtgattatatagatctatgGAGACCTTGGTTCTCAGGatgaaaaaaatatataataataataattaaggATTAAATGaaaaaacaataataattgaaaaaataattaatgaCAGCAAAGCCAGGATAAGGgagcatctcctccacacGGAAAGCTCCCATGGTAGCCAAAGCGGGAAAAAAAGCGCTCACAGGCAGATCTTTTTACCCTAAGAGACAGAAAAGTCAAAAATACTGATAAATTCAGCTCTATTACGAGGCGCATGTCGTCAGgccagagaaaagaaaggatccCGAAGCCTGGCGATATTCCCTACCGAGGATAgcaattttttttttttttttccctcttccccaGTGGTCTGATGCAGGGCCGCGCGACGGGGATACGAGTATGCCCTAGCATGTCTTTgctattttttctttttttcttgtgaTCCATTCCATGGGAAGGATCTTCCCTGTCTTCTCTCCGGAATGAGCGCCTATTCTCTTCATGAAACACGTGGTGTGGTGGGTCAGAGGATGTGCCTATTAATTTTCGTTTCGACGTGATTGGACTTGAGGATTGAAGCTGATCCTGATTTAGATATTCAGAGATGGGATTTatcggagatggagatgcGAATGACGTGCAGTTCACTTGTCTGATTCTCTGATGCTCGGCAGGATTGCATCCTGATTCCTGAGAATATCGGTCTAcgatcctcctcgtcctgtCCTTGTCCCACTCTATACCGACTCGGTATGAGGCCATCGAATGGCAGTTCCACTGAACGACCCCCTTTTACATGATGCGTAGCTCGCTTAATTGAAGTCTCGACGACTCTCGAGGCAATCTCTTTCTACCGACGACGTTCCCCATGTCTCACACCGTCTACGGGGCATTCCGTCCTGCTAGTTCAAATGTCAGACAGAAAAGGACGTTTGGATGGGACTCGTCCTAAACTAACGGACCCGAATGGTTCGGGTCCGATTCCCGACCGAGTCTAAAGGAGGAgcttttatattaatttggTGGACTACTGCACATATCTAGTAGTTTATTCCGGTTAACCCTAAACGGTTTTCTTGCCAGGCTGACATCATCTCCCAGCGGTGTAGTTGTTTCAGAATCCTCCAGGAGGTCAATCGTATAAAATTAGCAGAGCTACGCGTGGCTATCgggaggagagaagataTCTCAGCCTCGATCGTTGATATCTAACCGGTATAGAAGCCGTGGAAGGattggaagaaaaggaataggAATACGATCCCAGCCCGACCAGGGTCTCAACCAGGGATgcgaagggagaaaaaaagatgtCGTGTGATCGGAAAAGACAGCCAGAGGTCTTTCTCTCATTCCTCCCATCCACGGGTAAACTAAAGAGAAGTGGACCAAATGGGGTGATTTTTGACCCCATCGAAAGTTAATGCTGCTGTGGCCTGATTCTGGGGCTCTCCCGACCCCCGTGACTAACAACACGATACTCGTTCTGTCTTTCTCTGCATCTTCCGTGTTTTTTTCCATTAAGCGACCTGACCTCGGTTGAAGGTTTAAGGAACGCAATCAATTTTGTGATCTTTTTGACTTTGGTCATGTTCTCGAAGGATTCGCGGACAGTGGAAAGTCCCAATTGTTGTGCATTTAAACTCGCAGCGAGAGGTATATTAACCAACGAAGTTTGGTTGTGGCTTGTCAAATACGAACCTCTTCATTCGCCGGTTCCTTCGGTACCATGATCGGCATCATGGAGTCAATTCGAGAGGTAAGTTACAGGGAATGTGGAATTTCGTAATAGAAGgatattcctttttctttgctttgctgtttcgatttattcttatttttatttttcttctctaaTCTCTTTTCTGGTCTTGACCTGCCCAAATGCCGACCACGATGGAGCACACATGCCAATCGACCTGCCCCATGAAGGCCCTGGTTAATCAAATTGGATGTGAGATGTGGCATTAGCCTGACACCTTCGGCTTCACTCCCGTAACCGATTTTGCCCGGGACGGACACCTAACGATTCTCGGATGTTAACGTCCCCGTTCGCTCCACTTAAAGCAGTTTGACAGATCCACCGGCGTCATCGTATCATTCGGCGTCGTCGTTAATTGCTCCTGCTCACCGAGGCTGCCTTCTGCTCCGCCGAGGAATGGCTGTCTAGGCCTTTGACGCGACAGGCAGTGGTTGGGACGATGCTCCACCGCGTATATGTCCAGCATCCGGACGAGTGCTTAACTTTTGTGCTCGTCTCTGGGAACCCGGAGGAGGATACGGAGGCATGTAAGACATTCCTGTATGCGTTGTTTATGCTGGAGAGATGTGTTTCCGCGCTAAATACACATTGTACCCTGAATCGTGAATCTCTGGATGGATCTACAATGCATCTCTACCAGACCTCCTTATAGATTCGTATTATAGAGCCCGTGCAGCATCCAGAGATCTAAAATCAAGTTATCTACATGATTCAGATAACAGAGAGCTCTATTGACCTGTTCCGGTGTCCAAACCGCCACATACTCTTGAACTCCCCGGTTCCCAGCCCAGACAAACCTACCATCACAGTGCACACAGGATACTCAACACTATTACCTATTTTAGCCTACAACAGCACCTCCCAATAACCCCATACAGGCCTCCCAAATCCTGACCCAGCCCTCAAAAACCCATCTAAACCCTAACTCAGGCAATTGATGCGAGCAACCCATCACCCTCTAACCCCAAACAAGAAATAGACTTGTCTC contains the following coding sequences:
- a CDS encoding Protoglobin-domain-containing protein; this encodes MEGLYFDSSRPIKHVDRKAIYTRLEARINYLQDFLDFNSADVEALTTGSKYIKALIPAVVNIVYKKLLEQDITARAFHTRDTSDERPIEEFYNEESPQIMRRKMFLRWYLTKLCSDPTQTDFWRYLNKVGMMHAAQERMHPLNIEYIHMGACLGFIQDIFTEALMSHPRLQLQRKVALVRAIGKIIWIQNDLIAKWRIRDGEEYAEEMSQMTLDEREGFLGDKKILGDSSSTSASSSDDDRSSVHSNPSIAPSIAPSTISACPFADMVMSNSAASTSETKIWAGK